The Bdellovibrionales bacterium sequence TGAGGTTGGAATTCAAAATGAAGAGGGATTTGAAATTTTATCTGGCCTGAGTGAAGGTCAGAAAATTAGGCAGGTTAATTTTTCAGAGCTCAACTCAGCGGAATAAACTAAATGAATGCAATCGAAGTTGAGCATCTTTATTTTTCATACGGGCTCGCTCAGACATCTATCAGTTCTATATTGAAGGATCTCAGTTTTACTATAAGAGTGGGCGAATTAGTTGCGATTCAAGGACCGTCTGGATCAGGTAAATCCACTCTACTTTACGCCTTGGGACTTTTATCGCGCCCAGACAGTGGGCTGATTCGCATTCTGGGAAAAGATGTATCTAGCTGCACAGAAGTGGAGCTCGCTAAAATCGAAATCGGAACATTGGTTTTGTTTTCCAACAGTTTTACCTACTGCCTAAAACAAGTGTGCTTGATAATATACTGCTTCCAACTCGCTACTTTGACGAAGAAATTCCGAATGGGATTAATCAGATCGATCGGGCAAAGAAGTACGCGGAACTGGTTGGTTTGGGAGATAGACTGCAATCCCACCCCAATCAACTGTCCGGTGGACAGCAACAAAGGGTAGCCATTTGTCGCGCACTTATGAGCGACGCCAGGGTTATTCTTGCAGATGAGCCAACGGGAAACCTTGATTCAGAATCGGCCAAGCAGATACTTCAGCTCTTGAGAGACTTGAACAAAAATCACAGTAAGACCATTATCATTATCACCCATGACAACGAGGTGGCGAATCAGTGCGATAGAATCATTAAAATTAAGGATGGGCGAATCCTCGATCAGTCTATTGTTGATCAGTCGAAATTTAATCAGACAAACATTCTTACAATCCCTTCTTTGATATCAGAGAAATCAGAAAAAAATCTCAGCGCGTGTTCCCGATTCCTGTGCTCACTTGGTTTTCTCAAACTTGATCCCAAAAAAGCCTTGAAGGTGTTTAGGGACATTCTACCTTCAGCTATTTGGAATTTGAAGAGACATAAGACAAGAACGGCCCTCACGATGATTGGTATTTCAGTAGGGATCGCGGCGGTTTTGGCGATGATTACGCTTGGACAGTTCACAAAAGGAAAGATACTTGCTGGATATGCCGACATGGGGGTTAATACAATTGTATTCAATGGTATTCCTAACTGGGATATCAAAGCCACTGATCTCGTTCCAACACCCTTTCGTTTTTTTGATTGGGAGGGTGAAGTTAATTCTTTAAAGAGAATCTTCCCCGAGATTGATAGGATGTCACCGATTCTAGATAGAAGCAGGATTACACTGAATTATGGGGGACGAGCGATCGACCAAGATGTAAGGATGATAGGGTTTGGCGAGGATGGACTAAGTATTGCCCAGCGACGTTTGCTTTTTGGTCGAAATTTTTCGCAGGTTGAAATTGTGCAGAAAAGTTCTGTTTGCATTATCGGATACGAAATTGCGGAGCGGCTGTTTTTTGATAGTCAGCCTCTTGGACAAGTTCTAAGGATCAGTGAGGGAAAGAGTTCTTATAGCTGTCGTGTGATTGGTGTGCTGAGCCCCTCAACAAGTGGCAAGGAAGGCCTCCGGCCGAACTTGCAGGTTGTGGTCCCCTATTCCTTTTTTCAGGCTCAGTCGGGAAATTGGTGGTCTTCTCAGCTCAAGCAAATCTTGGTACAAATTGATGAAGGAGCTGACGCAGAAAGGGTTGGAGCGGGAATCAAGGCCTTTTTTGAGCAGAAGTATGGTTCCTCTGGCACGTTTTCAGTTGATTCTGATAGTGTTCTTGTGAACCAAATGAGACAGTTTTTAACTCTTTTTACGATCCTTCTTTCATCTGTCGCATTTGTTACTCTTTTGGTGGGAGGAGTTGGCATTACAAATATGATGCTTGTGTCAATTTCAGAGAGATTTAGAGAGATTGGACTGAGAAAAGCACTCGGGGCAACGAGCCGAGAAATTCGAACTCAATTTCTTATGGAGTCGATGATCGTGTGTTTTATCGCAGGCTTTATAGGATTGATTCTCGGCTTTTTTGTCCTATCAGATAGCGATTTGGGTGGCCACGAAGTTTGTTGATAAATTGAGTTTCGAATGGACTTTGGATGGCATGGCCCTCTTTTTATCAATTCTCTCTATTTTTGTCGTTGGTCTCGTCAGTGGCATTTTTCCGGCTGTTAAGGCGGAGAAACTTCAAATCATCGAAGCACTGAGGTCTGAATAGAGGAGCCCTTTCCTCGAAAACAGGGGGGGCAAATTTCAAAAATGAGACTTGAATTTGGTTTCAATAAGGAGCCTTTTCTGGTGAAGAGGTGACTTTTTGCGTCTCGTTTTTTTCAAGAGGAGCGGCATGAAACCTAAAAAGGCCATTAGACCGCCCTAAATTTTAATTCAGAATAATGAGAGAGAAAATGTTCTGGTTTTTTGATTGGCATAAGAATTGAACCAATAGGGCGCGGGAGAGTTTTATGCTTTTGATCTTACAAATTGCGGGAGGCACGGTCCTTGGGCTGTTGATAGCTCTTGTTATTGTGGATTACTTGAGGAAATCCTTCTCACAGTGCTCATTTTTCTTGGTCTCGGGATTCCGATGATATGGGTTATCGCCCACTTTGAGGGAAATACTGGTATTTTGAGAAAGATCGTCGGTGCTTTTAAACCCCCTTTTCCCAAGCTAGCGATCAAGCGAAATTTTCGAATTTTATATCATGAGGAGGAGCAAGACGGACCCTGTCCCTATCTTGCCTCCATCTCTAATGGCTTTTTACAGGACTACGGCCGTTTCACCCCAATTATAAAGAGCAGAAATTCCATCGCTGACTTCGCCATAGAGAGACCGACCGAATTTGACGACATCGTCACTGTCCACGCGGACCCTAGGCTAAACGCTGTCCTGGCTCTGATGTTATTACCAACTTCAGGGCCTGTGAGGAAATAGGGGTAGACTTGATCTCCCCAATACAGGACTCCAGTTTTTGCTTGCCATCCCCAGTTTAGATTCGCGAGAGTAGACAATTGGGGAAATGTAGAAAGAATCCAATTTTTGACACTTGTTCGAACTGACTCCGGGAGTAAAAATGTTTTTGAAATAGATGCTGTGGCGCCGGTGAAATCTTCTGGACGCTTGAGTTCACCATAAATAAAGCCAACAGAAAATTTGCCACCGAGTCCCAGGGTACGATCTTCTGGAAGTCCTTTTCTCAGCCCAACAGGTGCATCCATCCAAACCATAAATTTGCTAGCTTCCTTAACGAGGGAATCTTCGCGCAAGTAAAATTGTTATAAAAATCATTTCCTCTTTTCTCCTGAATTTTGTTAACGAGAGCTTGCAAGGTTCTCAGCATGGCGTGCCGTAGATCTTGGTCAGAATAGCGTGGTGCGATCTTTCAACAATGCCACTTTCTCCATGTTTTTAAGTATTTCCATCATTTCGTCACATTTTTTCCACTTCTTGAAGGGGGATTTTTCTTACTGATGGACTGTAAGGAACCCCACTTCGGTAAAAGTTCCTGATAGCCCGTTCAACCGCGATATGCGGAATTTCCCAGTAGCACCGGTTTCAACGATGAGGCCAGACGGTCTCCACCAATCGACCTTTGAAAAATTTTTGAGATGATCTGCCGAATCAGGGAGGCTCTCTTCGATCGCATGCACGGACTTTATCCCCCGTAGCAGCCTTCAGTTTTCGGGTAGATTTTATCACAGTGAACATCTCCCAAGCCAATTGCGGAATCCATGAGATCCTGTAGGTTTTTTCGGCATTTTCCCGTCTTCCACAAGTCTGCCAAATCCTTTTTGAAAATAATTGCTCGAGCTGTAGCCAGACGCTTGGAGGCATCCCCCATTTCATGGAAGGGAACTTCAATATCTACATAGAGATCGATGGCTAAAGCCGTCCAAAATGTGAATGTCCTGAGGCAATTTAAGTCTTGACCGACTTCGTCATGTCCCCCCAAGCACCAGTGAACTACTGAGGAAAAACTATTGTTGCAACGAAGCAAAGCACCTTGATCATAGCTACCCCTCCTGTTTAGTAAAACCCTATTGCGAAAGTACATACTGATGATTAATCTGATCCTTTCCAACTCCCGTGATGATTGGAGTAAAAAATAAAAAATTCTAAGTATAAGAGATAATTATTACAACTAATTATATTTTTTCATTTCGTCTTGAAGGGTCTCGACACCAAAATTTGAACCAGTTTTCCAATCATCGGGTCGCACGAGGTTGTCCAGACCAGAAGTGCCCCCAGCCTCATGAAATATCCACGGAATGAGAGCATCTCGAAAAGTCAATGATTCGTCCCATGAAGTGATCAAGCCTGAAGGTCAAAAATCCGAATTGTGAAAAAAACAAAAAGACAAATGGCGGAGGGGAGAATGAGTCGGAGATAGAGAGATCTGAGAGTGCGATAAAAGAGATCGAACTTGGCTTTTGCTCCATAATAGCTTCCGCCATATTTATTCACCCACTGTTCTACGAGTTCAAAAAGCCGAAATTTCTCCTGAGATAATCTGATCCTGTATTTTAGGATTCCTCTCAACTTCGTCTTGAATGAGTTTGGTCAAGTTAGACCACTCAGAAAGATTGATTTCCAGGAAGATGAATGTAGCCAAATAATTGAGCAGTGGGGATGAGTATACCAATTGATCGGATGAGGCCTAAAGATAGCTTGGCGATTTTTTGTACATCTTCGATTCATGGCTACCACCAAAGAAGGAAGTTTTGACTAAAGTTAGTGGCCTCAAGGCAGAAGTCAGGCCGGACTTGAGGACCTCGACGTAAAAATCTTTTTCAAAACAATATCAGTATACCAAGTTTATATAGATTCCATTTCTAAACGGGTCAATCATGCCGACAAGGGCACGATCCTTTTGGGAAGACTATCTGTCCTGGGATTTTGTACAGTATAAAGATCGACAAAAGTCTTCAATCTCCTTGAGGTCAATGCGCCGATCGGTAGTTT is a genomic window containing:
- a CDS encoding ATP-binding cassette domain-containing protein, whose protein sequence is MNAIEVEHLYFSYGLAQTSISSILKDLSFTIRVGELVAIQGPSGSGKSTLLYALGLLSRPDSGLIRILGKDVSSCTEVELAKIEIGTLVLFSNSFTYCLKQVCLIIYCFQLATLTKKFRMGLIRSIGQRSTRNWLVWEIDCNPTPINCPVDSNKG
- a CDS encoding ABC transporter permease → MGDRLQSHPNQLSGGQQQRVAICRALMSDARVILADEPTGNLDSESAKQILQLLRDLNKNHSKTIIIITHDNEVANQCDRIIKIKDGRILDQSIVDQSKFNQTNILTIPSLISEKSEKNLSACSRFLCSLGFLKLDPKKALKVFRDILPSAIWNLKRHKTRTALTMIGISVGIAAVLAMITLGQFTKGKILAGYADMGVNTIVFNGIPNWDIKATDLVPTPFRFFDWEGEVNSLKRIFPEIDRMSPILDRSRITLNYGGRAIDQDVRMIGFGEDGLSIAQRRLLFGRNFSQVEIVQKSSVCIIGYEIAERLFFDSQPLGQVLRISEGKSSYSCRVIGVLSPSTSGKEGLRPNLQVVVPYSFFQAQSGNWWSSQLKQILVQIDEGADAERVGAGIKAFFEQKYGSSGTFSVDSDSVLVNQMRQFLTLFTILLSSVAFVTLLVGGVGITNMMLVSISERFREIGLRKALGATSREIRTQFLMESMIVCFIAGFIGLILGFFVLSDSDLGGHEVC